The genomic region CCACGCTGTTGTTCGAACGCGACCCCGAGGTGATGTGGCCGGCGACGCGGGCGCTGGCCGACGTCATCCACCGCGGCCGCATCTCGACGCTGACGATCGAGACCGTCGGCGGCGAGTTCGTGCTCGGCACGCCGTTCGGCGAGGCGCTCGTGGCGGCGGGGTTCGCGCCGACGCCGCGCGGCCTGAGGCTGCGCTCGTGAGGTGCTCGTGAGATTGCGCCGGCCGCTCGACATGACACCGGCCGATCGGGCATGTTCTCGGCGCGAGAGCGTGATCTGTCATGTCGACGGCGCGCGGACATGGCGCGGAGCGCACGATGCCTGAGGGCGACACCGTCTACCAGCAGGCGCGGCTGCTCAACGACATGCTCGGCGGCCACATCCTCACCCGCTGCGACCTGCGGGTGCCCGCGTTCGCCACGACCGACCTCAGCGGCATGCTCGTGCACGAGGTCGTGAGCCGCGGCAAGCATCTGCTGATGCGGGTGGGCGACAGCACCATTCACAGCCACCTCAAGATGGAGGGCGAATGGCGCGTCTACGCGCCGGGCGAGCCATGGCGGCGTCCCGCATTCCAGGCGCGCGCGGTGCTCGCCACCGAGACGGCACAGGCCGTCGGCTTCGAGCTCGGCCTGCTGGAGGTGCTGCCGACCACACGCGAAGCGGATGCCGTCGGCCACCTCGGTCCCGATCTGCTCGGCCCCGACTGGGACGAGCGGGAGGCCGTGCGGAGGTTGGCGGAGCATCCCGACGCGCCGATCGCCGTCGCGCTGCTCGACCAGCGCAATCTCGCGGGGCTCGGCAACGAGTACGTCGACGAGCTCTGCTTCGTGCGCGGGATGCTCCCCACCCGCCCCGTGCGCGATGTCGACCTCGCGAAGACGGTTGCGCTCGCCCACCGCATGATCGTGGCCAACCGGGATCGGCGCATCCGCTCGACCACCGGCGAGACGCGCCGCGGACGCACGTCATACGTGCACCGACGCGAGGGGATGCCGTGCCGCCGCTGCGGCACCCACGTCGAGCGCATGCGCCTCGGCCCGAGCGAGCTCGAGCTGCGCGAGACGTGGTATTGCCCGAGGTGCCAGACGTAGCGAGGCACTCCGCCGGGCGAGCAGACTCACGCCGCCGGGCGACGAAAGCGACAGCCTCGGCAACCAGAATCGACACGCTCGGCGACGAGAACGGGCACTTTCGGCGGGAGAACGCGAAGCAGCCCGCGCCCTGGAGGGGCGCGGGCTGCTTCGCGGGGTGCCTCAGGCGGCGGGGCCCGAGGTCAGCGTCACCGTCGCGGTCTGCGAGGCTCCGGAGGAGTCCGTCCACGTGATCGAGACGGAGTCGCCGGGGCTGTACTTCTTCAGCGCGGAGGTGAGGCCGTCCGACGAGGTCACGGTCGTGCCGCCCACCGCCGTGATGGTGTCGCCCGCTGCGAGTCCCGCCGAGGCGGCCGGCGTGCCGTCGATCACCTCGGCGATCGTGGCGCCCGTCGCGGTCTGCGTGCTGCCGTCGCCGCCGCTGTAGCCGTAGTCGCCGCCTCCGTAGCCGGAGGAGCCGCCAAGGCCAGAGCCGAGACCGGAATCGCCGAGCCCGGTCGAGGCATCCGTGCTCGCGACCTCCACGCCGAGGAAGGCGGGAAGTCCGATCGTGATGTTCGAGCCGGCGTCGCCGTTCTCGATCTTCGTCACGATGGAGAGCGCGTCGTCGATCGGGATGGCGTAGCCGTCGGAGACCTGGGTGTCGGCGGAAGCCGCGGTGTCGATGGCGATCACCTTGCCGGAGCTGTTGTAGAGCGGCCCGCCGGAATCACCGGACTGGATGCCGGCATCCGTCTCGATGAGCCCGCTGAGGCTCTCGGAGGCCACCGAGCTCTCCGCCTGGGTCGTGATCGACTTGTCGGTGCCAGTCACGGTTCCGGATGCCGCCGTGAGCGACCCGGTGCCGCCCGCGTTGCCGACGGCGGTGACGTTGTCGCCCGTCGACACGTTCGACGAGTCGCCGATGGATGCCGTGGTGAGCCCGGATGCGCCGCTCAACTGCAGCACGGCGACATCGTCGGTGGCGTCGGTGCCGACCACCTTGGCCGTGTAGGTCTTGCCCGTGGAGACCACTGTCACCTTGATGCTCGTGGAGCCTTCGACCACGTGATTGTTGGTGAGGATCTCGCCGGAGCTCGTGAGCACCATTCCGGTGCCCGCCGCCTCCGCCTGGTCGTAGGAGAGCACCGTGTCGATGACGACGATGCCCTTCGCCTGGGATGACGTTGCATCCGTTCCTGAGGAGCTCGAGCCCGAGCCGTCCTGCCCGTAGCCGTAGCCGTACGAGTTGCCGTTTCCGCTGCTGCCGCTGCCGCCGCTGCTTCCCTGCGACCCGTAGCCGTAGCCCGCCCGCTCGGCGGCCGACTGCGATGCGACCGCTTTCGAGAACGCGGAGACCGCGTCGCTCACGGTCAGCACACTGGCCGTCATTCCTCCCGCGGCGACCACAACGGATGCCGCGACGGCGGCCGTGATCCAGCCGACCGTGCGACGAGTGCTTCTGTCGTTGCGCATGATGATCTGTCCGTTCCGTCTTGATGCGATGACTCCAGTGCAACGCGAGCTGTCGCGAAAGCTCTTTGGCTGATCCATGCACTTGCTATGAACGCTGGGCGCCTTCCCTGCGTTTGCTTAGCGCCCGCAGAGGCGCCGGCCAGACTTCGCGCACTCGCGGGCATCCAATTGCCCGAAGTGCGAACAAATTCGACAGACTGGAGTCGTGCGCCACGCGGCCCCGCCGCGATCGCCACGCCTCACGAGCAAAGGAGCCCGAATGACCCTGCGCAGCCAGGACTGGTACGGCGGTGATGGCCGCGACCCGTACATCCACCGGGCGTGGATGCGCCGCGGCATTCCGGGGGATGCCTTCGACGGCAAGCGCCCCCAGATCGCGATCGCGAACACCGCCGGCGACCTCGTGCCGTGCAACCTGCACCTGAACGAGGTCGCACAGTACGTGAAGAACGGCGTGTACGAGGCGGGCGGGATCCCGCTCGAGATCCCGGTGATGGGGCTCGGCGAGACGCTCGTGAAGCCGACCGCCATGCTCTGGCGCAATCTGGCGGCGATGCAGGTCGAGGAGATGCTGCGGGCGAACCCGGTGGATGCCGTCGTGCTGCTCGGCGGCTGCGACAAGACCATTCCCGCGCTGCTGATGGGCGCGGCATCCGTCGACATCCCGGCTGTCGTCGTGCCGGGCGGCCCGATGCTGAACGGGCACTTCCGCGGCGAGCTCATGGGCTGCGGCACCGGCGTGTGGCAGCTCAGCGAGGAGGTGCGCGCCGGCACGCTGAGCGAGGCGGAGTTCGAGCGGTCGGAGACCGCGATGATCCGGTCGAAGGGCCACTGCAACACCATGGGCACGGCGTCGACCATGGGCATCATGGCCGAGGCGCTCGGCATGACCATTCCGGGTCTGGCGGGAACGCCCGCGGCGGATGCGCGCCTGCTCGAGGCAGCGCACGCCACCGGCCGGCTCGCCGTCGAGCTCGTGGCCGAGCAACGCACCGTGTCGAAGGTCATCACGAAGGAGTCGTTCCACAACGCGATCGTGGCCCTGGCCGCGATCGGCGGGTCGACGAACGCGGTCGTGCATCTGCTCGCCATCGCGGGACGGCTCGGCATCGACCTCACGCTCGACGACTTCGATCGCATCGGCGCGAACGTGCCCCTGCTGGTCAACCTGCAGCCCGCGGGCGAGTACCTCATGGAGGATCTCTTCCGCGCCGGCGGCGTGCTGGCGGTGTTCGATCAGGTGAAGGACCTCTTCGATCCGAGCGCGCAGACCGTGATGGGCGTGCCGTTGACGGACTTCCTCGGCGAGCATCCGGTGTGGGATCGCGACGTCATCTCCTTGCGCGAGGATCCCCTGCAGGACGACGCGGGCATCGCGGTGCTGCGCGGCAACCTCGCCACCCGGGGCGCGATCATCAAGCCCGCGGCCGCGACGGCGGAGCTGCTCGTGCACCGAGGCAAGGCCGTCGTCTTCGACTCGATCGAGGACTTCCACGCCCGCATCGACGACCCCGACCTCGATGTGGATGCCGACTCCGTGCTCGTGCTGCGCGGCTGCGGTCCCAAGGGCTACCCCGGGATGCCGGAGGTCGCCAACCTGCCGCTGCCGCCGAAGCTGCTCAAGCAGGGCGTGCGCGACATGGTGCGGGTGTGCGACGGACGCATGTCGGGCACCGCATACGGCACCGTCGTGCTGCACGTCGCACCGGAGGCCGCTGCTGGCGGCACACTCGCCCTGGTTCGTGACGGCGACATCATCTCGCTGGATGTGCCGAACCGCCGCATCGAGGTCGAGCTGAGCGACGAGGAGCTCGCGGCACGCAGACCGCCGTTCCGTGAGACCGGTTCGTTCGCCCATGCCGAGCGCGGCTGGCAGAAGCTGTACGTCGAGCACGTGCAAGGTGCCGACACCGGCGCCGACCTCGACTTCCTGGTCGGCTCGAGCGGCTCAGTCGTGACCCGGGAGTCGCATTGACTCCCCGCCTGCCTTTGCCCGCCCCTCCGCCCCTCCGCCAGACAACGTGTTCCCGTTCCGGACGTTCGCGTCCGCCGGGACGGGTGCACACGTCCGGAACGGGAACAGGTTCACACACGAACGTCACGAAAGGACGACCCCATGACTGACATCACGGCCCGCGCCCCGATCGGTCTCGCGCGCGTGCGCTCCGGCGACGACGTGCTCTGGACGGTGCGCAACGGCGACGTGTACGCACCACTGGGCGCGACGCTCGCCGAGCTGCTGCGTCTGCCGCGGGACGAAGCGCGGGGCGTCGTGGAGAAGGCGCGCGTCGATGCGGTGGGTGCGGGCATCCACGTCGACGCCGTGCTCGCTCCGGTCGACCCGGAGCACGAGGTGTGGGCGGCGGGCGTCACCTACCTGCGCAGCCGCGACGGCCGCATCGAGGAGGCCACGGACGGCTCGCCTTACGACCGCGTGTACGTCGCGAAGCGTCCCGAGCTGTTCTTCAAGGCGACCGGCCGCCGCGTCGTCGGCCCCGGCGAGCCCGTCGGCGTGCGCGTCGATTCCGGCTGGGACGTGCCGGAGCCCGAGCTCGGTCTGGTGATCGACGCAGGGGGCGACATCTTCGGCTTCGTGGCGGGCGATGACGCGAGCAGCCGTTCGATCGAGGGCGAGAACCTGCTCTACCTGCCGCAGGCCAAGGTGTACACGGCATCGTGCGCGCTGGGACCGGAGATCGTTCCCGCCTGGCTGGCCGCGCCGCCGTTCGACATCGCGATGTCGATCGCCCGCGACGGCGCCACCGTGTTCGAGGGCAGCACGACGACGGATGCCATGGCCCGCACCCTGCCCGATCTCGCCGACTGGCTCTTCCGCGGCCTCGACTTTCCCGACGGCGTCATCTTGCTGACGGGTACCGGCGTGGTGCCCGGTGCCGACTTCACGCTCACGGCTGGCGATGTCGTGACGATCGCCGTCGACGACATCGGCACGCTGACGAACCCGGTGATCGCCGTCGGGCGCTGACACCCCTCACCCGGCGGGTTGAGGAGAACGCGAAGCGCGCCCCGTCCTGTGGGTTGAGGAGCACGCGAAGCGCGCGTCTCGTGACCCCCGGCATCTTCTGCGTACCGGGTTTCGAGACGCGCGCCATCGGCGCGCTCCTCAACCCTCGGTGTGTGCGAGTGGTCGCGAGCTGCTCGGCCCGCGGGCCGACGCGCATGACTACGGCGTGACGAACCTGCCTTCTGCTGCGTCCTGCGGCGCCTGTTCCTTGAGCTTGAAGTGCTGCTTCTTGCCGGTCGCCGTGTAAGGCAGCTCGGTGACGAACGTGTACCGCCTCGGACGCTTGTAGTCGGCGATCGCGACGCTCGCGCGCAAGAACGCGTCGAGCTCGCGTGCCGCATCGGCGGCATCCGTCAACGCGCCGTCGTGCGGCTGCACGTAGGCCACGACGAGCTCGCCCCACTGCGGATCGGGCAAACCGACGACGATCGAGTCGGCGACGCCGTCGTGCCCGGCGAGCACCTCTTCGACCTGCACCGGATGCACGTTCTCGCCGCCCGAGATGATCATGTCGTCTTTGCGGCCCACGATCGTGACGATCTCGTGCTCGTCCCAGGTGGCGAGGTCACCGGGGTAGACCCACCCCTGCCGGAACTTCTCCGCCTGCTCCTCGGGGTTGCCGAGGTAGGCGTAGCCGCTCTTCACGCTGCGCATGATGACCTCGCCGATCTCCTGCCCGTCCTTCTTCGCGTGCTCGTCGGGCGCGGAGATGCGATCCTTCTGCACCTTCACCACCGCGACGTCGTCGTCGAGGCAGGCACGCCCGGCCGCGCCCGCCGCGTCGGGCAGGTCGTCGGGACGCAGGTACGTGTTCCAGAACGCCTCGGTCGTGCCGTAGCCGTTGGCGATGCGCGGGGTGAGCACGCGCTGGTAACGGAGCGCGGCTGCACGGTCGAGAGGGGCGCCCATCGTGACGATGCCATGCAGGGAGCCGAGGTCGCGCGGCTGCCGCTCTTGGGCATCCGCGAGCCGCTCCAGGTTCGTGGGGGCGCCGATCACGTAGGTGAGACGGTGGTCCTGGATGCTGTCGAGCACCACCTGCGGATCGAATCTCGGCAGCGTGACGACCTCCGCGCCCACGAAGAACGCGGTGTTCGGCCCGGCGCAGTAGTTGCCGCCGCGATGGAACCACGGCGACATGTTCATCGTCTTGTCGCTCGGCGACAGCGGGAAGTGCATGATCACGTCGTGTGCGGTGAGCACCTCGTTGAGGCTGGTGAGCGGCACCGCCTTGGGCATGCCGGTGGTGCCGCTCGTGTAGAGGCGGGACGTCTCGTCCCAGGTGCTCGCGTCGGCA from Humibacter ginsenosidimutans harbors:
- a CDS encoding S1C family serine protease; translation: MRNDRSTRRTVGWITAAVAASVVVAAGGMTASVLTVSDAVSAFSKAVASQSAAERAGYGYGSQGSSGGSGSSGNGNSYGYGYGQDGSGSSSSGTDATSSQAKGIVVIDTVLSYDQAEAAGTGMVLTSSGEILTNNHVVEGSTSIKVTVVSTGKTYTAKVVGTDATDDVAVLQLSGASGLTTASIGDSSNVSTGDNVTAVGNAGGTGSLTAASGTVTGTDKSITTQAESSVASESLSGLIETDAGIQSGDSGGPLYNSSGKVIAIDTAASADTQVSDGYAIPIDDALSIVTKIENGDAGSNITIGLPAFLGVEVASTDASTGLGDSGLGSGLGGSSGYGGGDYGYSGGDGSTQTATGATIAEVIDGTPAASAGLAAGDTITAVGGTTVTSSDGLTSALKKYSPGDSVSITWTDSSGASQTATVTLTSGPAA
- a CDS encoding DNA-formamidopyrimidine glycosylase family protein, coding for MPEGDTVYQQARLLNDMLGGHILTRCDLRVPAFATTDLSGMLVHEVVSRGKHLLMRVGDSTIHSHLKMEGEWRVYAPGEPWRRPAFQARAVLATETAQAVGFELGLLEVLPTTREADAVGHLGPDLLGPDWDEREAVRRLAEHPDAPIAVALLDQRNLAGLGNEYVDELCFVRGMLPTRPVRDVDLAKTVALAHRMIVANRDRRIRSTTGETRRGRTSYVHRREGMPCRRCGTHVERMRLGPSELELRETWYCPRCQT
- a CDS encoding dihydroxy-acid dehydratase, which produces MTLRSQDWYGGDGRDPYIHRAWMRRGIPGDAFDGKRPQIAIANTAGDLVPCNLHLNEVAQYVKNGVYEAGGIPLEIPVMGLGETLVKPTAMLWRNLAAMQVEEMLRANPVDAVVLLGGCDKTIPALLMGAASVDIPAVVVPGGPMLNGHFRGELMGCGTGVWQLSEEVRAGTLSEAEFERSETAMIRSKGHCNTMGTASTMGIMAEALGMTIPGLAGTPAADARLLEAAHATGRLAVELVAEQRTVSKVITKESFHNAIVALAAIGGSTNAVVHLLAIAGRLGIDLTLDDFDRIGANVPLLVNLQPAGEYLMEDLFRAGGVLAVFDQVKDLFDPSAQTVMGVPLTDFLGEHPVWDRDVISLREDPLQDDAGIAVLRGNLATRGAIIKPAAATAELLVHRGKAVVFDSIEDFHARIDDPDLDVDADSVLVLRGCGPKGYPGMPEVANLPLPPKLLKQGVRDMVRVCDGRMSGTAYGTVVLHVAPEAAAGGTLALVRDGDIISLDVPNRRIEVELSDEELAARRPPFRETGSFAHAERGWQKLYVEHVQGADTGADLDFLVGSSGSVVTRESH
- a CDS encoding class I adenylate-forming enzyme family protein — protein: MTDDAQSMNAQSRNTDYDPSELQKVFESHFTWAAAFERNTHRYASSPALTDPPSGRSWTYEELGAVTGRLVEGLRARGVGVGDIVCYQLMNTPEFAFLYIAAQGLRAVSSPMNFRLAPAETAHILDQAKPTVFVYDANDSANVASALELATHAPRILAAVGDGELLPGAIAFDDLLEDAAPSFRAPADASTWDETSRLYTSGTTGMPKAVPLTSLNEVLTAHDVIMHFPLSPSDKTMNMSPWFHRGGNYCAGPNTAFFVGAEVVTLPRFDPQVVLDSIQDHRLTYVIGAPTNLERLADAQERQPRDLGSLHGIVTMGAPLDRAAALRYQRVLTPRIANGYGTTEAFWNTYLRPDDLPDAAGAAGRACLDDDVAVVKVQKDRISAPDEHAKKDGQEIGEVIMRSVKSGYAYLGNPEEQAEKFRQGWVYPGDLATWDEHEIVTIVGRKDDMIISGGENVHPVQVEEVLAGHDGVADSIVVGLPDPQWGELVVAYVQPHDGALTDAADAARELDAFLRASVAIADYKRPRRYTFVTELPYTATGKKQHFKLKEQAPQDAAEGRFVTP
- a CDS encoding fumarylacetoacetate hydrolase family protein, with amino-acid sequence MTDITARAPIGLARVRSGDDVLWTVRNGDVYAPLGATLAELLRLPRDEARGVVEKARVDAVGAGIHVDAVLAPVDPEHEVWAAGVTYLRSRDGRIEEATDGSPYDRVYVAKRPELFFKATGRRVVGPGEPVGVRVDSGWDVPEPELGLVIDAGGDIFGFVAGDDASSRSIEGENLLYLPQAKVYTASCALGPEIVPAWLAAPPFDIAMSIARDGATVFEGSTTTDAMARTLPDLADWLFRGLDFPDGVILLTGTGVVPGADFTLTAGDVVTIAVDDIGTLTNPVIAVGR